A section of the bacterium genome encodes:
- a CDS encoding aldo/keto reductase: MNHKSRNTINRKEFLRRSVGGLIGLGAAGLSAPSIVQRAHAAGTIQYRTLGKTGLKVCPVGFGGSRTNEPSIFKMAIDMGINFIDTGRMYSGGRNEELIGKVVKDIRKNIIIQSKIDQKIQSSKAAMEKSIDDSLRALQTDYVDIMLVRGATTEEAVKNPVVLETFVKVKEAGKIRFCGFSCHSANAHEMLRFGADTKVYDIGMVPYNHAGNFRHTVYGIYSEWDQVALEKSFEYAVSKGMGIVAMKTCSGGPFKADDNDPGSFPEGLAWILRNKNVGVMAVGMGSFREVEDDFGAMG, encoded by the coding sequence ATGAATCATAAATCCCGTAATACGATAAACCGAAAGGAATTTCTGCGCCGTTCCGTCGGAGGTCTCATAGGTCTCGGAGCTGCCGGGTTATCCGCACCGTCGATTGTGCAGAGAGCCCATGCGGCAGGAACCATACAATACCGCACGCTCGGGAAAACGGGGCTCAAGGTGTGCCCGGTGGGTTTCGGCGGAAGCAGAACCAACGAACCGAGCATCTTCAAAATGGCGATCGACATGGGAATCAATTTCATCGATACGGGACGAATGTACTCGGGCGGAAGGAACGAGGAACTGATCGGGAAAGTGGTTAAAGATATCCGTAAAAACATTATCATCCAGTCGAAGATCGACCAGAAGATTCAAAGCAGTAAGGCTGCGATGGAGAAATCGATCGATGACAGCCTCAGGGCGCTCCAGACGGATTATGTCGACATCATGCTTGTCCGTGGAGCAACGACTGAAGAGGCGGTAAAAAATCCCGTTGTGCTGGAAACCTTTGTAAAGGTTAAAGAGGCAGGAAAAATCCGTTTCTGCGGTTTTTCATGCCACAGCGCCAATGCCCACGAAATGCTTCGGTTCGGAGCGGATACGAAGGTCTATGATATCGGCATGGTACCCTATAACCATGCCGGTAATTTTCGTCACACCGTCTATGGCATTTACAGCGAATGGGATCAGGTAGCGCTCGAAAAATCGTTTGAGTACGCTGTTTCAAAAGGCATGGGGATTGTCGCCATGAAAACCTGCTCGGGGGGACCCTTCAAGGCGGACGATAACGACCCCGGCTCTTTCCCGGAAGGGCTCGCATGGATTCTCCGTAACAAAAACGTGGGAGTAATGGCTGTCGGTATGGGAAGCTTCCGTGAGGTCGAGGATGATTTCGGGGCGATGGGATAA
- the larA gene encoding nickel-dependent lactate racemase, with protein sequence MKYHFPYSYLPPLEIPDRNLIGIFEAGQVQPAEPPDMIVRKALEKPIAAPRLSEAVGSGDNVLILCDDNTRYTPAHLVLPHIIDELHRGGVTDSHIRILVASGTHRKMTGEELIVKLGETVCKTYRIEQHYHDRDEELVPLGLNIGGVEFLINRRLREADFIIGVGNIVPHCIKGFSGGSTIILPGVSGSDAIGAMHWLNLDSFGEEILGIRDNKVRRLIDEVALKAGLSYIVNTIVNNNMEIVHAVAGNPVEAHRTGAETASGIFTVIIPSRADIVIFDAFKNDLDFWQSTKGLIPAYICMKQGAVVIDVAECPEGICHNIPEVEQYGFKDLDAIMNLHNRKILHPVVTHNLISVYRVVTERGMCMMVSRGITRKSAEHTGLLYAETPAEALEKAFGMKGPDASVLVLRHAGNIRPLIRNTTA encoded by the coding sequence GTGAAATACCATTTCCCCTATTCATACCTGCCGCCGCTCGAAATTCCGGACAGAAACCTCATCGGAATATTCGAAGCGGGTCAGGTACAGCCAGCCGAACCTCCCGACATGATCGTCAGAAAGGCTCTCGAGAAGCCCATCGCGGCGCCGCGTCTTTCCGAAGCAGTGGGCAGCGGAGATAATGTCCTCATCCTGTGTGATGACAACACCCGTTACACCCCGGCACATCTCGTTCTGCCCCATATCATCGACGAACTGCACCGCGGGGGTGTTACCGACAGCCATATCAGGATTCTGGTTGCCTCGGGGACACACCGGAAAATGACCGGTGAAGAACTGATTGTCAAGCTTGGGGAAACGGTATGTAAAACCTACCGCATCGAACAACATTATCACGACCGTGATGAAGAACTGGTTCCGCTCGGGCTGAACATCGGCGGAGTCGAGTTTCTCATTAACAGACGGCTCAGGGAGGCCGATTTCATAATCGGAGTCGGTAATATCGTTCCGCACTGTATCAAGGGTTTTTCCGGCGGAAGCACCATCATTCTGCCGGGTGTGAGCGGCAGTGACGCTATCGGCGCGATGCACTGGCTGAACCTTGACAGTTTCGGCGAGGAAATTCTCGGAATCCGAGACAACAAAGTCCGCCGTCTCATCGACGAGGTGGCGTTAAAAGCGGGGCTGAGCTATATTGTCAACACGATAGTAAACAATAACATGGAAATTGTACATGCCGTTGCCGGAAATCCTGTCGAAGCCCATAGAACCGGCGCCGAAACCGCTTCCGGTATCTTTACGGTGATCATCCCGAGCCGGGCTGATATCGTTATTTTCGATGCCTTCAAGAACGATCTCGATTTCTGGCAGTCGACCAAAGGGCTCATACCGGCGTACATCTGCATGAAACAGGGTGCCGTGGTGATCGATGTTGCCGAATGCCCGGAGGGAATATGCCACAATATTCCGGAAGTCGAACAATACGGTTTCAAAGACCTCGATGCAATCATGAACCTGCACAACAGAAAAATTCTCCACCCGGTTGTCACCCATAATCTCATCTCCGTCTACCGGGTTGTCACCGAACGGGGAATGTGTATGATGGTCAGCCGCGGCATTACGAGAAAATCCGCCGAACATACCGGCCTTCTCTATGCGGAGACCCCCGCGGAGGCGCTTGAAAAGGCGTTCGGGATGAAAGGGCCCGACGCATCAGTTCTTGTCCTCCGTCACGCCGGGAACATCCGTCCCCTCATCCGGAATACGACCGCCTGA
- a CDS encoding AGE family epimerase/isomerase, whose translation MNRRNFFGTSLAAGLTGTASLYAEPAAVQTNYKMMGFKALPEKIAGMSYEELRDDYRDRLFKQFLPFWDKGGYDKTRGGFVTELRDDGSIETDEKYIWYQGRGIWVYSYLYNNFGKDPKFLEIAKKSRDFMVKYMYRGNGMWEQMVYSDGKPKDRSDQGSGADIYGPMFAVAGLIEYFRAAGNEEDLEILKTTIWKSVERYNNPDYPGVTVPGITKTGLRAQGHSFMMVWTLTQLLEFHSDPKIDALVREHVDHVLNDFWNQDYGISNETLFHDYTHIPSESTHFSPGHSIETLWMVMREALREKNGTIFYTCKGRIRRILEMAWDYVYEGLGDTEYFVFGSPEQCAGGVFDMKTMWAHCEVLVATMLTLEYTGDAWALEWYERARAFTLRTMPTACGVWRQGVDRFGADKQRPGISIYRKGNFHQPRYMVYNLQSLEHIIQNKGKLTAFPL comes from the coding sequence ATGAACCGAAGGAATTTTTTTGGGACATCCCTTGCCGCCGGGTTGACCGGCACTGCCAGTCTGTATGCCGAACCAGCTGCGGTCCAGACAAACTATAAGATGATGGGATTCAAGGCTCTGCCGGAAAAAATCGCGGGGATGTCATACGAAGAATTACGGGATGATTACCGCGACCGCCTATTCAAACAGTTTCTCCCCTTCTGGGATAAAGGCGGATATGACAAGACGCGCGGTGGATTCGTAACCGAGCTCAGAGACGACGGCTCCATAGAGACCGATGAGAAATACATCTGGTATCAGGGACGCGGTATCTGGGTATATTCCTATCTCTATAACAACTTCGGCAAAGACCCGAAATTTCTTGAGATCGCAAAGAAATCCCGCGATTTCATGGTGAAATACATGTACCGCGGCAACGGCATGTGGGAACAGATGGTGTACAGCGACGGAAAACCGAAAGACCGGAGCGACCAGGGGAGCGGCGCCGATATTTACGGCCCGATGTTCGCCGTGGCGGGACTCATCGAATACTTCAGGGCTGCCGGTAACGAAGAGGACCTCGAAATCCTGAAAACCACCATCTGGAAATCGGTCGAGCGTTATAACAATCCCGATTACCCGGGCGTTACCGTTCCTGGTATAACAAAAACGGGATTACGGGCGCAGGGTCATTCGTTTATGATGGTCTGGACTCTCACCCAGCTTCTGGAATTTCATTCCGACCCTAAAATCGACGCCCTTGTCCGCGAGCATGTCGATCATGTCCTGAACGACTTCTGGAACCAGGATTACGGAATTTCCAACGAAACACTGTTTCACGATTATACCCATATCCCTTCGGAGTCGACCCATTTTTCACCGGGCCATTCAATCGAAACACTCTGGATGGTCATGCGCGAGGCGCTCCGCGAAAAAAACGGAACCATCTTCTATACCTGTAAAGGCCGCATCCGCCGTATTCTCGAAATGGCATGGGACTATGTGTATGAGGGTCTCGGAGACACCGAGTATTTCGTGTTCGGCTCGCCGGAACAGTGCGCTGGTGGTGTTTTCGACATGAAGACCATGTGGGCGCACTGCGAGGTTCTGGTGGCGACCATGCTCACGCTCGAATATACAGGGGATGCTTGGGCTCTCGAATGGTATGAGCGCGCGCGGGCGTTTACGCTCCGAACCATGCCCACCGCTTGCGGCGTCTGGCGTCAGGGAGTCGACCGGTTCGGCGCCGACAAACAGCGCCCCGGTATATCCATATACCGGAAAGGCAATTTTCACCAGCCGCGCTATATGGTGTATAATCTTCAGAGCCTGGAACATATTATCCAAAACAAGGGAAAACTGACTGCTTTCCCTCTTTAA
- a CDS encoding CPBP family intramembrane metalloprotease: protein MNRSLFWVIRQHLVPGILAFFFYGFAARFFKPRGLPDSFALFLTMPIILIPYELGVLIHAKKNDTGAMPENVLIPYKNRLSVLQYAAIVLPLLVWMFFCFFIIGPHEQHFIIGRFPFLSLDWLVGSGGSSSYSKNALIATWVFGLAVNGLALPFVEELYFHGYLLPRIPLSGIGAPVLNTILFSLYHFFSPCQNLTRIVAIAPMVYMVWRKKSVYIGIMTHCLLNTLAMLLTLPAILK from the coding sequence ATGAATCGTTCTTTATTTTGGGTTATACGGCAACATCTGGTTCCGGGTATACTTGCGTTTTTCTTTTATGGCTTTGCGGCACGGTTTTTCAAACCCCGAGGACTGCCGGATTCTTTTGCGCTGTTCCTGACCATGCCGATAATACTGATACCATATGAACTCGGAGTATTGATTCACGCCAAGAAGAACGATACGGGTGCAATGCCGGAAAATGTATTGATCCCGTATAAAAACCGGTTGTCAGTTCTCCAATACGCAGCTATCGTTCTCCCTCTTCTGGTATGGATGTTCTTTTGCTTTTTTATCATCGGCCCGCATGAGCAGCATTTTATTATCGGGAGGTTTCCTTTTCTGTCGCTCGACTGGCTGGTCGGTTCGGGAGGATCATCGAGCTATTCAAAGAATGCATTGATCGCAACGTGGGTATTCGGGTTGGCGGTCAACGGTCTTGCATTACCCTTTGTCGAGGAACTTTATTTTCACGGGTATCTGCTGCCGCGGATTCCTTTGAGTGGCATAGGGGCGCCCGTTCTGAACACGATCCTCTTTTCGCTGTATCATTTCTTCAGCCCCTGTCAGAATCTGACAAGAATAGTGGCCATTGCACCGATGGTATATATGGTGTGGCGTAAAAAGAGTGTGTATATCGGCATTATGACGCATTGTCTGTTAAACACTCTCGCCATGTTATTGACACTGCCAGCCATACTGAAGTGA
- a CDS encoding Gfo/Idh/MocA family oxidoreductase, translating into MGTRRFFISKGIRVAGAVAAGSALSAGSPGIAHARQWKPSPTHDSLIRIGALTSGYQHHLFSIWGPMINPVPQNNTTLPRMNGMVMTHVWDINKEHQREFAQKFNVQEVEHYDDMVGKVDAVMICEVWSIDHWPQLAAPYLKAGIPVFFNRPFASSMGRAKAIVNMSKETGTPICTLSSWEFCFPASAMRRKLKSLAGDSEHPTINGIVAYNASTDITHDIHGIWLILACAGPGVESVGADIAGKDIYKTTSTTWTIKFKPRGDDPPFFACLVNSSDVDSNAWIKVITNKGTFETSLLYMEDYDMRRYEYFNTPLIEFQKMVERGEMPQTYDHILEKTAVFLAGVRSWRERNGGKVRIDELEDDYYVQADTGVEEYPKDMFR; encoded by the coding sequence GGTTCGGCGCTTTCGGCAGGAAGCCCCGGAATCGCCCATGCACGGCAGTGGAAACCATCGCCGACCCATGACAGCCTTATCCGTATCGGGGCGTTGACATCGGGGTATCAACACCATCTGTTCAGCATCTGGGGTCCCATGATCAATCCGGTGCCTCAGAACAACACGACGCTGCCCCGCATGAACGGTATGGTCATGACTCATGTGTGGGACATCAATAAGGAACACCAGCGCGAATTTGCCCAAAAATTCAATGTTCAGGAAGTTGAGCACTACGATGATATGGTCGGGAAGGTCGATGCGGTGATGATCTGCGAGGTATGGTCAATCGACCACTGGCCGCAGCTTGCGGCGCCGTACCTTAAAGCCGGCATCCCGGTATTCTTCAACAGGCCCTTCGCTTCGAGCATGGGCCGGGCAAAGGCAATTGTGAACATGTCGAAGGAGACAGGCACCCCCATTTGCACGCTCTCGTCATGGGAGTTCTGTTTCCCCGCATCGGCAATGCGCCGCAAGCTGAAATCCCTTGCCGGAGACAGCGAACACCCGACAATCAACGGAATCGTCGCCTATAATGCCTCGACCGACATCACCCATGATATTCACGGCATCTGGCTCATACTGGCATGCGCCGGGCCGGGTGTGGAAAGTGTCGGCGCCGATATTGCCGGGAAGGACATTTATAAAACGACATCCACGACATGGACGATCAAGTTCAAACCCCGCGGAGACGATCCGCCGTTCTTTGCCTGCCTTGTCAACAGCTCCGATGTCGACTCGAACGCATGGATTAAAGTGATCACGAACAAGGGAACATTCGAGACAAGCCTTCTGTATATGGAAGACTACGACATGCGCCGGTACGAGTACTTCAACACCCCCCTTATCGAGTTTCAGAAGATGGTGGAGCGTGGGGAGATGCCCCAGACTTACGACCATATTCTCGAAAAAACCGCTGTTTTCCTTGCCGGTGTCAGGTCCTGGCGGGAACGGAACGGCGGGAAAGTCCGCATCGACGAGCTGGAGGACGATTATTATGTCCAGGCTGATACGGGAGTTGAGGAATATCCCAAAGACATGTTCAGGTAA